The Listeria monocytogenes genome window below encodes:
- a CDS encoding ATP-binding protein, which yields MKIWNSIVGKIWSTIILLLIGILVISGFLVAMIYEKNNITRITNELENKTASIITVMQENNEVISAKNHNDSALILLDDTMGVIIEQNGKSVYQSQSPDTISSASANKLIQDKTLDEALEKDNSVTMKYNFKTEKSSLPVEISAQKFKLANGETGVVYVYQSYHDILKVNEKTMSTLIVSGIIAIVITSILSFVFSSRMAFPLREMKKIAIAVSKGNFDNRVPTYTHDEIGELGVAFNDMAKQLKYNVSALRQEKEQLSNILVGMADGVIKFSVDKTIILSNPPAEEFLHNWFFSPENTEKVLIPVALNELLNDTLEKKESQVGEITFADHTYVAILTLLYTGEHVRSIVAVIRDMTEEKQLEKMKSDFVNNVSHELRTPISMLQGYSEAIIDGVAQSDEEVREFAQIIYDESLRIGRLVNDMLDLARMEAGFNQMDNQKLPLAPLLRKVISNFDVLAKENFVELGLELETPDLEYSFDPDRMEQVLINLIMNAIRHTGKEGYDGKVILKQTIDETRSNLVITVSDNGSGIAEEDIPYLFERFYKVDKARKRGKAVGTGIGLAIVKNIVEAHNGKISVESELGKGSDFIITLPLYK from the coding sequence ATGAAGATTTGGAATAGTATTGTTGGGAAAATTTGGAGTACCATTATTCTTTTATTGATAGGGATTTTAGTTATTTCTGGATTTTTAGTTGCAATGATATATGAAAAAAATAATATTACTCGAATAACAAATGAATTAGAGAATAAAACTGCTAGTATCATCACTGTCATGCAAGAAAATAATGAAGTGATCTCTGCTAAAAATCATAATGATTCTGCACTTATACTACTTGATGATACGATGGGTGTCATTATTGAACAAAATGGAAAAAGCGTCTATCAATCGCAGTCGCCAGATACTATTTCTAGTGCATCCGCTAATAAATTAATTCAAGATAAGACATTAGATGAAGCATTAGAAAAAGATAATAGTGTAACGATGAAATATAATTTCAAAACAGAAAAAAGTTCTTTACCAGTCGAAATTTCTGCGCAGAAGTTTAAGCTTGCGAATGGGGAAACTGGCGTTGTTTACGTTTATCAGTCTTATCATGATATCTTAAAAGTGAACGAAAAAACAATGAGTACGTTAATTGTTTCAGGTATTATTGCGATAGTTATTACATCTATCTTGTCATTTGTCTTTTCTTCTCGTATGGCTTTTCCGCTTCGGGAAATGAAAAAAATTGCGATTGCTGTTTCTAAAGGAAATTTTGACAACCGCGTACCAACTTATACACATGATGAAATTGGCGAACTCGGGGTAGCTTTTAACGATATGGCAAAACAATTGAAATATAATGTCAGCGCCCTTAGGCAAGAAAAAGAACAGCTATCCAATATTCTAGTTGGGATGGCTGATGGTGTTATTAAATTTAGTGTGGATAAAACGATTATTCTTAGTAACCCGCCGGCAGAAGAATTTTTACATAATTGGTTCTTCTCGCCAGAAAATACCGAAAAAGTTCTCATTCCAGTAGCTTTAAATGAATTGTTGAATGATACGTTAGAAAAGAAAGAATCTCAAGTTGGCGAAATCACTTTTGCAGATCATACGTATGTAGCAATTTTGACGTTGCTTTACACGGGAGAACATGTGCGTAGTATTGTTGCGGTAATTCGAGATATGACAGAAGAAAAACAACTTGAAAAAATGAAAAGTGATTTTGTTAATAACGTTTCGCATGAACTTAGAACGCCGATTTCGATGTTACAAGGTTATAGTGAAGCGATTATTGACGGGGTAGCTCAGTCGGATGAAGAAGTGCGGGAGTTTGCGCAAATTATTTATGATGAATCCCTTCGTATTGGACGTTTGGTGAACGATATGTTGGATCTTGCTAGAATGGAAGCTGGATTTAATCAAATGGATAATCAAAAATTACCGCTTGCTCCATTGTTGCGAAAAGTGATTTCTAATTTTGATGTACTTGCAAAAGAGAACTTTGTGGAACTAGGGTTAGAATTAGAAACGCCTGACTTAGAATATTCTTTTGACCCAGACCGGATGGAACAAGTATTAATTAATTTAATTATGAATGCTATTCGTCACACTGGAAAAGAAGGCTATGATGGAAAAGTAATTTTAAAACAAACCATTGATGAGACTAGGAGCAATCTTGTAATTACTGTATCTGACAATGGAAGCGGGATTGCGGAAGAAGACATTCCCTATCTGTTTGAACGTTTTTACAAAGTGGATAAAGCAAGGAAA